The sequence attaacattttaatgaggggtttatataagaaaaaatcttATCTACATTGAGTgtttacattaaattaattaaataaaataaactatatatttaaatacatgACATACATGTTAGCTTGGTGCAGATAAGTTTTACCCTTTATATAATACTCCTGACTAAATACACTCTAGAAATAACTAGAGCACAATTGTGAATTTTACTTTTCCGGAAGAAGGGAAAAATAGATTTATTTGGATCCCAATAATTCAAAGGGGTACATAAATGATGAAAATGTGGAATATAGCACATCTACGCATAGACATGCATTTAATATCTGAATGTGTGCACCACATaaataagagaagaaaaagaaaaaaaagaagaagatttgtGTGTGTTGGGACAAGTGttataatcaaaattcaaaccTCACGAGTAAACTCACTTTACTTTTTACTCATTCATAGACAAGACAATACACAAGTGAATCCTGTCATTATCTTCTTTTCCATACGTTAGTTCATTCACAACTGTGATCCAACCAATTtcccttcattctttttatgcCCACTTCCTTTTCATACAATTCgcaaatattttcttctttttttactttttgaacAAGGATAAGATGTATTTCTAAAATCTCAGAAAATAACCCTTTGTTACACACCCTTTAATGTATCATATGATTTATATCTAAAACAAAGCAACTGTTACCGTTAAATTGATAATCGCATCGATGACCAATAGCAGATGTCACAGCACACAACCAAGAAAAGGATAACACTCTTTTTTAAAGCTAAACAATCGTAACAAACACCACATAAACCACCTGGATGCATCGTCTTAGGCAGAATCATCAGCAGATTTTGTGTCATCCTTTGACTTCAGTGCGGCCGAAGGTGATGAAGAACCTTCTTGGCCCATTTCAATTCTCAAATCATTGATGCTCTGCTCCAATTCATCAATTCGGTTTCCCATATCATCTAGTGCAGCATTGTCAAGGACTCCAAATTGATCTCACAAAACAAAGACAGATACTTTGTATAATATGACATGCTATATACAACCTACTTCATTTGTTAGATGACACTCATGCACCCATTAATTAAACTAGATTAAGACCAACGACTAGTTACTTAGATAACAAGGAATAACAGATCAGAAAAGGATATTTTTTGAGATGATTGATTCAGACATAGTCTGAAACCTGGTTTGCTGCAAAGAGAGAACAAACCATTTTAAaagatatatcaaataaaaactaGTTAAGGACCCTAGTGGTGCAGAGAGATAGACTCACCATTTGTTGAAGCAGATTCTGTACCTGCAAGAGCAGAAAGGAAGTACGAAAAGTTAGCAAGCAAAATAGATGTGTTTATTTGTGATGTCATACACAACATCGCACTGGTGAATAACACTAAGCTGTTTATAAGGCCAATAAAGGAAGAACTAGCACACAACCAAATGTATCATGTGTCAGCCACCAAGAATCTTATCACAGTTGGTTTTGATGTCATTGTCCTAACATCATAAAGccacatttaaattttaatttagacaGATTATAAGTGGCCTGGTTAGCATgttaaaattacatttaatgatgaatatatcacAATGAAAACTAATGACTCCTTGGATCCAACTTTTAAGACTCAAACTTCAGTATCAGAGAGGTTAGCAGATTGATATGGATAATAAACCTTTCCAGATTATCATTGAGTATCGATTAATGTAAAAACTCAATCTATAACCTACAAAATTAACAACAACGCCTCAATCCCATCCGATTTGGGATTGACTATGTGAATACCCACCGTCCATGTCACTACATTTAAGCTTTCTCAGACCaatattatgtaaaataaaaataaaaggcgCCAGAGTTCTCAATATTTTCTACTCGCATATAAATCTCCAAGACAGGAAAATCCAGTATTTAACATCAATCAATAAATCCATATAGTTAAAAACTTACAAATACAGTCATATCAGCGGTGCTTTGCTTTGTGTTATCTGCATCATGTCCATCCTGCAAGAAGATCCAATTCTTATGGGTCAAAAGGGAAGCTTATGAAGCAAAAGAAAAGTAGAAATGTATGTAACTGATCTTCCAATCTCCATATTACAAATTCTGtttaaaatccaaaaatctGTTACTGAactatttatcttattttccaGAAAAACTAGCTTTCAGCTAGAAGAACAGAACCAGAAGTTCTGAGAGCACAATAATCCTAAACCTCTGTCCTCTCTTAATCAATTATATTTCTGATCAATGTTTGACAGACAAAGATGTAAACTAAAGAATTAGTGAATATAATTTCCCACAGAGAATGCTGCTGAAGGTTTAGTCATTTGGTTATACAGATACTAGGAAGTTTAATTGGAGTCTAGGTATTGTCTTATACCTAACAAAAATGCAAAGGAGAAAACCACGTTTTGAGATGTATGTTTCTGAAATTATTTTTGCACATACCTAGTACATTAATGATGTTAATACAAAAGTTACTGTGGACATCCTTCCATATTTAAATCAAACTTTGACTATAGTGGCTCTTAACAAAGCATGTTGTTGATGCCAATTGGTGTTCCATTGAGTTAATAGTCGCCGCCATTTTCTAAGTTAGTGCTTCGACTCAACTGATTGTAGATCAACTTAAGTGCCAAGAAAGTTCACCATTAGTTGTTTCAAAGTACACAAAGCCCGAGCTTATAAGTATAATCATATCAATCCAAGTTTAATCAGTCAAGAAGGCAAAGTAACACAGTTTAGCCTCCAAACTATGTGTTATCACCATAAAAAAGGTGCAGTTTTATGTGAGTTCTTATGTAATATCTAGTCAGAAGAGTGATGAGTAAGTAAGTGGAGTTTGTTTAAAAGTTGTTATTAGGGGTGTCAAAACAAGCCCAAATATAGGCAACTCACCCAACCCAATTTCTATTTCACCCATTTTAATATCTCAAATTTCAACTCAACCTgcccatttgacacccctagttCGTATAGTCACGTGGATTAGCATTAGGATATAAATGCTAACTGATTCTTGTAATAGCTAAGGTTTTGCAGAAATGTCCTCCTACTTCTCTCTTCTTCATCTCATTTATCACGGACTCTTCTTAGCTCAAAGAACATAGAGTGAATCCTATCACATGCGTATGAATCTTCATACATTGTGCTGATTCAGCTCTATTTACATACTAAAACAAAAGCAAATATCCATATCTCCAACTTCAAAAGAAGCTATCATATCCCTCTCCCTCAATGTATTCTTAAACCTTCCTCTTATACAGGCTCCCACCTAACAAACATCACAGAAGTGTTCTCTTATTTGCTTAAACAAAGCAATACATGTGCCACATTTTATACGCCGCTACTAAAACATTGTTCTAACTTATTTTGCTACCATATAATCCAACAGATCAAAgatataaaacatttaataacaCTTTAATTCATCTCCCAACCCTATGTTCTTATAAGAACCTCATTCTGCTTCATTTAAACATACTGTAACTGTTTCAGTATGTTATACCAGTACCTTTTTTGTTATGAATATCCAATTCGTGACAAAATTAGACAGTTTCACACTCGTACTCCATCCATCCCTCGTCCTTGTTTTCTAAATTTACGACTAGattaatacttcaaaataattGGTCACAAGCACGATTTGAGTCTCAAATGTCAAAAAGGTGAATAAAATACAACAAATCAGCAGCTAAACAGTGAAACTTTACCTTATGTTGTGCGATAAAGTATATATAGATCGAGATGCGAAATGTAAAAACAGGAAATCAGGAATTCGATAGGAATAAAGGACCTAAATCTGAAGAAAATGAGGTAGGAATTTACTTAACATTCTGCTTCTGGAAAAAATTGAGAGCGATAGAGAGATGAATCCTTACCATTTGTTCGTCGGCGAGAGAAGCTTCAGGTTAATCGGAGCAGAGAGAATAGAGAAGAGATTGTGAGCACAAAAATGGCGAgggtttaaaatttgaaataaatatatttgaaatttgaaataaccAAAAAATGGGCCCCCAAACCAATTATGCTTTCATGTGtaggaaaaaaaaggaagatttTTTATTAAGGGATCcaattattaaaatatctaaaaactCAAATTATGCTTTCATGTGTAAGAAAGGAACTAATAATCTAagctctttttatttatttatttaaaaaagagacGGTTTATTTTCCTACTGGGATAGACAAGATTAGACGTATTTTGCTAGGCAAAGACAAGTTAAAATGGATAGCTTGTAGGTGAAATTGACGGGATAGATCAAGTATCCCTTCTTCTACTTGAGTGGCGACATAGCGTTTTTTTTATCTCATTCGTATTCTAAGAAATTCTAAAAGACTTTTTCATATTGC comes from Solanum pennellii chromosome 1, SPENNV200 and encodes:
- the LOC107011302 gene encoding heat shock factor-binding protein-like, which encodes MDGHDADNTKQSTADMTVFVQNLLQQMQTRFQTMSESIISKIDDMGNRIDELEQSINDLRIEMGQEGSSSPSAALKSKDDTKSADDSA